The DNA segment AAGGTAGTAATAATAATATTGATAAGCAAGAAACAAAATGTTATTGAAATTTTGAACAATATATAGCATGAATTTGTCAAAAAATTCTCCTCCTTATAATGGTTGTtgaactcactatttatagttgcacatagggaataaggtcctaggatcaagcccctcttaaatgacaattatgagggccattgaaaaGTATGTAACGACAAGCTATGAATgccatattctctgtaacggactatgtacttaatgctatagaatattttCCATTGAATGTTACTGGGTGGCAAGCATTTATTTGTCTTTATGGGCAATATTCCCTTTGGGGACAAACGAGATTGCTGCCCCAGACTTGATTTCCATCTGTCTCACTTTCCATTTGCCTCTGATTCCACGTGTCGCTCTATTATGCGAgtatttaatatgaacatattttgcCTTACACTGTATAAGTAGTACCGCAAGGTACCATGCACATGTGAACTAATATTTCACATGATACACTGTCACACTTTATAGTTTTGTTAAGGCAAAATGCATAAGTTACCACCTTACCTATGGACCAAATCCATGTTACACACTTTTTGCGGACGAAAATAACTTTACACACTTAACCTTTTCAAAGTGTATCTAATACACACTACTCTTGCTATGTGGCAACACACgtgtttaataaaaattataagcgCGTTAAACGGAAGAATTTTTGTCCCAGTTCTTACTTAAAGGacacgtgtcaaaattttaatttttgcttttttaaaaaatattttattttccttcattttttccCACCCCCTCCCTGTTCTTCTTCCCCAGAACCCCTTCCCTATGTGTTCGTTGCTGACATTTCTCCCTTTCCCCATTTTTGTCTTTTTCCCTACCCATTTTTCCCATCTTTTCTGTCCAAAATTTTaagaataacaataatataaaaagactttggaagaaattgatTAAAAAAGTTATAAGGAATCTATATAAGAGAATTTTATAGATTTGAGTTTGAATCTTAATTTAGTAGTAACAACTTAGGAACACAGATTTAATGTGGTAGGATATTAATTTGGTGGTTGAGGGATATAGGAGATGAGCCAAAAGAAGCCGAGATTTGACTGGCTCTATCGGAGTGAATCGAGCAGCCATGGATCTCGCCATAACCAATTTTAATGGAGTTTTGAGTTTTGCATCCTATTTCCTGTGTTAGATTTGAATCTGGACTCACAAAGTCATGACTAATGTACTTGCGTTTCTGATTTTGCTTTGTAATCGGAAGGTGATAATTGTGGATGTTTTTATGGTGGACAGCGTCAATAGAAATTTGGAGGAGAAGAGAAAGAGATGGGAGGATAATAATTAAGAggtatatttataattttatattaatttattttattttaaaattaatgacACATGGCATTATATTATTGGTGCGTGACATGCCTCACTTTTTCTGAGATGCTTAAATATAAAATTAGTGTGTACTGGACATACTCTGAAAATGTTGAGTGTGTAGAgttatttttgtccgtaaaaaGTGTGTAATGGGGATTTGGTCCATAATTGaggggtaacttatgtattttgcctatttGAATACTGAACTTCACTATTCACATACCCATGACCCCATAAGTATTTATGTACTGTATTTCAGTATtatgtaaataaagaaaaataactattatagtgaagtgaataaaaaaaaatcattgttaATTATAGTTTTGGGTTCAAATTTGAGAATGAACAAAATAATGTTGCGGAGTACGTTCTCcttaatttgttttcttttctgaaAAGGTCAAAAAGAGTAAACGGAATATAAAGGACGAGAGTCACGTGACCCCGGCACTCGCTAAAACAAAATGGGGCAGGCATATCCCCTGCACAGAAAGTGTTGCGCAATAACAACAGCACAATCTCAGAGAAAAATGGGAAGAGAAGGAGATTGGGTGTGTAGTGGTTGCGGCAATAGGAATTATGCATTCAGATGTTTCTGCAACAGATGTAAACAGCCGCGTCTCCTTGTTGACAACAACACTCCTTCTGATTCCAAGTGGCTTCCTCGTATTGGCGATTGGATCTGCACCGGTATTTACCATTTCGAATTATTATTGGtgttttatgttttctttttgtCTGTTCTTTCATTCATACTCTCAATGGAAAAAAATGATTCTTCCTATGTGTTTAACTGTGCTAAGTCGCCAATTATAGTGAACTTATTGGTAGCTAGTTTGGCTTAGCTGATTGAAAGTAGTTTTTAAGCACCAAAGTGCCTAAAGAAAGACATTTTAAGTGGTGAACTTGATTTAATATGTTCAGTGTGCCATAAAAAATCAAGGGCGGAGCTAGAAGCCCTGCTACGGGTTCAGTCGAACCCACTAGCTTTTGCTCAAATAGTATATTTGTgttaagaaattcattaaatatgtaggAATATTAAATTTACAACCCAGTTATTAGCACTTTAAGTCGTCGTTCTAAAATCCAGAACACATAAAGTtgaaattctggctccgccaatACGCCAGTACTTCTTTCGAAACTAataccaaagtaaatatgattGAAGTTTTATACGTGCTAGTTACAAATTGTCAACTATCTTATACAACAATCAAAAATTATTGTCAACTATCTTATACATACATCTCTTTATAAGTATTTTGATGGTATGTATGGAATTCTGCATATCATCCGGCATCGACTTCCTTGACATTAGTTCATGATTATTGAGTGGAATTCAATGGTCTTTTctgaaaaagaaagtatttatcaATGTTTTTTCCAATCTGACACTTTAAGATAagcttttcttcaaattggccGTGGTATAAAAATTTGATTTACACGATCTTTTCATTTGAAACCGGCTTTCTTGAAACTGGTTTCTAGTTTAAGAATAAGAATAAACAACTGTATCTCTATTTCCCTCTATGAAATTGTTTTTTCCTTTAAGTAGGATTTTCTTTGGGGGATAAGCCCTCTAAGTAGCATTCTCGAACTGATTAGAACTGTTTGTCTCTTTTCACTTCTGCCAAACCGACAGTTTATCCTTCTCATCAAGTTGGATTTTCCACTTTTAGCTCTAGCTGCTTGCTTATTGCATTATTCTTTCACTGGCTTAGTTTCTTGACAGGAATTAATTACCTGATCTAGACAAGCCAAACAATGAGATTGACTATAAAGTGAACTGTGATAAGCTTAAATGTTGTCATTGGCATACTATGGAATTCCAGATGGACTAAATTGTTTCAGAATAAAAGTGATTTTCATTAACAAAATAAACCAATACTAGTAGAAATCTTTCCGCATTTCCTCATATTCTAAGGAAGATTGATTTGCTAAGTGAGGCTGTATGAGAAACCTGATTTCAGTTAGGTTGAGGTTTTTATATTTTCTCCTGTCTTTTTTCATCTTGGATGGCGGGTTGGCGTGCGTATTCTCGGCTTGTTTCCTCTTCCTGGGTGTGTTGTGTATTGCGTGTGTGTGGGAATGCCCCATTAGGTTGCACTAACAACAATTATGCTTCGAGAGAAAAGTGCAAAAAATGTGGACAACCAAAGGAGGTAGCAGCAATGCCAGCAATTGCAATCCCTGGAGCATCAATCCCAACTCATCCAAATTATTTTGCCAGGGCACTAGGAATCGAGCAAAAGTTGAACATTGGGTTGTTAGGAAATGGAGCTCTCCAGCAGCAACTTCCCTTGAGCTCTAACTGGTCTTTAGGGGAGGCTGGTAAATACGAAAGCCATCCTTCTGATCGGTATAGACTGCTGCAAGCTTCTACTTGGTCTTCAGTTGATAACAGCACTCCTGGATTTCCATATGGAAGCCAAGCGAATCAACTGCTTCCAGTTCCAAATGGATGGCGTAATGGCGACTGGCTCTGCAGTTGTGGCTTTCACAACTACTCTTCTCGAGCTCAGGTATTACCAAACAGAACATTGAATACAGTACTTTCAATATATGAAAAGACACTTTTTTGTGGCGGTTTCATGTGGATGTACATCTGCTCTTGTAGTGCAAAAAATGCAATGCTGCTGCACCTCCAGCTTCATCATCTTCTCTTGTCAGCACCCCTATGACAGGTTTGCATagcaaaaatctttttttttggtCTTCCATTAAATGAGTATAGATCACAAGGCTTATAccttttcacaaaaaaaaaaaccacaATGCTTCAGTCACTGTCCTTGCAGAACTCTTATTTAGTATTTCGACTTTGTAGCTGGCTAAGTTTCCCCGGTTGCTTTTGAGTTCCTACCAAATCCTTGGAACCTATATGTTCAAAATATGTATTGAGCAAGGGCTTCCAATTTAATTTACTTTTTACTTTTGATGGAAAAATCTGTGAGGTTCTGGACTGAACTtttattaaaagagaaaaattccTGTGTTGTAACATAATGGGATGAAAGATACTTTTTGTGAAAAGTATCTTATCTTCTGCTGAAATCCTTTCTGAATTGATCATTACTCAATCATCATCCAATCCTCTAATCGTTTGACATATCAAATGATGCCTTCTTTTTCAATTGTTACTTAATCATCAAAAGAAATACTTGTGTATATGTTTTGATGACAAAGGTTCTTTCTCATACCATAGAATTTAGGCAATTAGAACGTCTGGTCTTAGGTAATACGTACCCTATACCACTACAAGGGCTCGTTTGGTTTGGTGGTTGGATGGATTAATCAGGGTATAACTAGATTTATACGTTGTTTGGTTGGTCTTTTAAGAAAAACTAATCTTGGTATAAAATCCAGCATAGCTTATACAATGTTTGGGTAGTGTTTTCTTCTACATAATAAACGTATAAAATTATGAGGAAATCTATGCATTATTTTATGCTTGGTAGAATATGGAATAAGAATACGTGTATTAACTAATACATGGGTTAAACTATCAAATGTCAATATTACCCTCATCAAATTTTTTAGCATGGACTTGATCACACTTTAAAGAATCTTGAAAACTTCTTCGTTCAATGTTAACTGTTGACAACTCAAAGTAAACTAAAAGTGAGCAAAGTGAATTTCTATAATCCTTCAACACAATTGGTTGTCTTTAACCATTATAACTTCATCAGCAATCTGAATTTCTCTCATTTGCTGGTTACTTTTTCGTGAAGATTCTCTCTGTTTCtgactgttctttcaaattatATAATGTGTACTAATTCTTATACCAACCAAACATTCAAAAGGAACTATTCACTGCATAGTGATCCCTGCAATAACTAATCCATGCATAACTTATCTCCGAACCAAATGACTCCTTAATCTTTAGGTAACTTTGGAATGATTGCATAATGTAGTCAAGTGCTTGGACTTACCCAGTTATCATGCTATCCTACAGTTCGAGTTCATCAAATTTTTCCAGGTGGTAAGGTCGAACTAGAGCTCAAAGATGGCAAGAATCAATTGTTTAGGATATATGGAATCATTTAAAATGGTATCCAATGTCAAGAAGGATCACAAAACCTACAAATCTTACTACCTTCACGGCCTTCCCAATTTACCAGTTTTACTTTACAAATTCCAGCAATATTTCACCTTTTAGATAACAAATGCTATACCTCATCAATAAGCCACTTAGTCATTGCCCTTAGTTTTCTTTCTCTATTTGTCTGAAAATTTCTACTTTTTTACTCgttaagaaaagaaaggaaaatttctaAAAACTCTCAGAGTTTTTTGTTGTGAGTTGCTGTATATTTTAAGCTAGTCTTTCATAGTTGGGGTTTAATACAGATTCATACTGAACTGAAGGAGTTAT comes from the Nicotiana tabacum cultivar K326 chromosome 14, ASM71507v2, whole genome shotgun sequence genome and includes:
- the LOC107776138 gene encoding uncharacterized protein LOC107776138 isoform X2 codes for the protein MHSDVSATDVNSRVSLLTTTLLLIPSGFLVLAIGSAPCKKCGQPKEVAAMPAIAIPGASIPTHPNYFARALGIEQKLNIGLLGNGALQQQLPLSSNWSLGEAGKYESHPSDRYRLLQASTWSSVDNSTPGFPYGSQANQLLPVPNGWRNGDWLCSCGFHNYSSRAQCKKCNAAAPPASSSSLVSTPMTALGTKRLASEELVHDWDNKRLNAGHTFGYQQGYPGAERMVGSVGNQLNGISTTFPSGNSMVLPLQVNLQVPHVPAAPTLLGKGAKQWRDGDWMCTNCNNHNYASRSNCNRCKTERDVPAQPVSVA
- the LOC107776138 gene encoding ranBP2-type zinc finger protein At1g67325 isoform X1, encoding MGQAYPLHRKCCAITTAQSQRKMGREGDWVCSGCGNRNYAFRCFCNRCKQPRLLVDNNTPSDSKWLPRIGDWICTGCTNNNYASREKCKKCGQPKEVAAMPAIAIPGASIPTHPNYFARALGIEQKLNIGLLGNGALQQQLPLSSNWSLGEAGKYESHPSDRYRLLQASTWSSVDNSTPGFPYGSQANQLLPVPNGWRNGDWLCSCGFHNYSSRAQCKKCNAAAPPASSSSLVSTPMTALGTKRLASEELVHDWDNKRLNAGHTFGYQQGYPGAERMVGSVGNQLNGISTTFPSGNSMVLPLQVNLQVPHVPAAPTLLGKGAKQWRDGDWMCTNCNNHNYASRSNCNRCKTERDVPAQPVSVA